The Halobacterium sp. CBA1132 genome has a segment encoding these proteins:
- a CDS encoding bifunctional methylenetetrahydrofolate dehydrogenase/methenyltetrahydrofolate cyclohydrolase, which translates to MTSIIDGNAVAQEVRDGLGDAIATLDDAGVTPRLATVLMNDKQASETYVSMKQRDCEEVGIAAEDVRIDSDAPAEELFETVADLNARDDVHGILVQDPTPEHVPDERVLSAVDPAKDVDGFHPENVGKLVAGNARFKPCTPHGIQKLLESEGVDTEGKEVVVVGRSNIVGKPLANLLVQKADGGNATVTVCHSRTDDLAAHTRRADIVVAAAGVTELVDGSMLSEGTVVIDVGINRVDADTEKGYELVGDVEFESAKEKASAITPVPGGVGPMTRAMLLYNTVKAAGEQTGVNVQLP; encoded by the coding sequence ATGACCAGCATCATCGACGGGAACGCCGTCGCGCAGGAAGTACGGGACGGCCTCGGTGACGCCATCGCAACGCTGGACGACGCCGGCGTCACGCCGCGACTCGCAACCGTTCTGATGAACGACAAGCAGGCCAGCGAGACGTACGTCTCCATGAAACAGCGGGACTGCGAGGAGGTCGGCATCGCCGCCGAGGACGTCCGCATCGACTCGGACGCGCCCGCCGAAGAACTGTTCGAGACGGTCGCGGACCTGAACGCCCGCGACGACGTCCACGGCATCCTCGTACAGGACCCCACGCCCGAACACGTCCCCGACGAGCGCGTGCTCTCCGCCGTCGACCCCGCGAAGGACGTCGACGGCTTCCACCCCGAGAACGTCGGGAAGCTCGTCGCCGGGAACGCCCGGTTCAAGCCCTGCACGCCCCACGGCATCCAAAAACTGCTGGAGAGCGAGGGCGTCGACACCGAGGGGAAGGAAGTGGTCGTGGTCGGCCGCTCGAACATCGTCGGGAAGCCGCTCGCGAACCTGCTCGTCCAGAAGGCCGACGGCGGGAACGCCACCGTCACGGTCTGTCACAGCCGCACGGACGACCTCGCAGCGCACACGCGCCGCGCGGACATCGTGGTCGCGGCCGCCGGCGTCACTGAACTCGTCGACGGGTCGATGCTCTCGGAGGGAACCGTGGTCATCGACGTCGGCATCAACCGCGTCGACGCCGACACCGAGAAGGGCTACGAGCTGGTCGGCGACGTGGAGTTCGAGAGCGCCAAGGAGAAGGCCAGCGCCATCACGCCCGTCCCCGGCGGCGTCGGCCCGATGACGCGCGCAATGTTGCTGTACAACACCGTGAAGGCCGCCGGCGAACAGACCGGCGTCAACGTACAACTGCCGTAG
- the glyA gene encoding serine hydroxymethyltransferase, whose translation MSYDDVREVDPAVADALVGERHRQNDTLAMIASENHASEAVLQAQSSELTNKYAEGYPGERYYGGCEFADDVEELAIERAKELFGADHANVQPHSGSSANMGVYFSVLEPGDKILSLDLTHGGHLSHGHPANFAGQLYEVEQYEVDPETGRLDYDSLREKAEEFEPDMVVSGFSAYPREVEWTEIQAAADAVDAYHMADIAHITGLVAAGEHPSPVGVADFVTGSTHKTIRAGRGGIIMCDEEHADDVDSAVFPGAQGGPLMHNIAGKAVGFKEALDPAFDQYAAQVVRNAEVLGETLQDHGFSLVSDGTDTHLVLVDLRDSHPEVSGGDAEEALEEVGIVLNANTVPDESRSAFDPSGIRAGTPALTTRGFDEDAMETVGDCIAKVVDNIGDAEVYAEVAATVEDLCHEHPLYD comes from the coding sequence ATGAGCTACGACGACGTCCGGGAGGTCGACCCGGCAGTCGCGGACGCGCTCGTCGGCGAGCGCCACCGGCAGAACGACACACTGGCGATGATCGCCAGCGAGAACCACGCGAGCGAGGCTGTCCTACAGGCCCAGAGCAGCGAACTCACGAACAAGTACGCCGAGGGCTACCCCGGCGAGCGCTACTACGGCGGCTGCGAGTTCGCCGACGACGTCGAGGAACTCGCCATCGAGCGCGCGAAAGAGCTGTTCGGCGCGGACCACGCCAACGTCCAGCCCCACAGCGGGTCGTCGGCGAACATGGGCGTCTACTTCTCCGTGCTGGAGCCCGGTGACAAGATTCTCTCCCTGGACCTCACGCACGGCGGCCACCTCAGCCACGGCCACCCCGCGAACTTCGCGGGGCAGCTGTACGAGGTCGAGCAGTACGAGGTCGACCCCGAGACCGGCCGACTGGACTACGACTCCCTGCGGGAGAAGGCCGAAGAGTTCGAACCGGACATGGTCGTCTCCGGGTTCTCGGCGTACCCCCGCGAGGTCGAGTGGACGGAGATTCAGGCGGCCGCCGACGCCGTCGACGCCTACCACATGGCGGACATCGCGCACATCACGGGCCTCGTGGCGGCGGGCGAACACCCCTCGCCGGTCGGCGTCGCGGACTTCGTCACCGGGAGCACGCACAAGACCATCCGCGCGGGCCGCGGCGGCATCATCATGTGCGACGAGGAGCACGCCGACGACGTGGACTCGGCGGTGTTCCCGGGCGCGCAGGGCGGCCCCCTCATGCACAACATCGCGGGGAAGGCCGTCGGCTTCAAGGAGGCGCTGGACCCGGCGTTCGACCAGTACGCCGCGCAGGTCGTACGAAACGCGGAAGTACTCGGTGAGACGCTCCAGGACCACGGCTTCTCGCTGGTCTCGGACGGCACGGACACCCACCTCGTGCTCGTTGACCTCCGCGACTCCCACCCCGAGGTCTCCGGCGGCGACGCCGAGGAAGCCCTCGAAGAGGTCGGCATCGTCCTGAACGCCAACACCGTGCCGGACGAGTCCCGGTCGGCGTTCGACCCGTCGGGCATCCGCGCCGGCACGCCCGCGCTGACGACCCGCGGCTTCGACGAGGACGCGATGGAGACGGTCGGCGACTGCATCGCGAAGGTCGTGGACAACATCGGCGACGCCGAGGTGTACGCCGAGGTCGCAGCGACCGTCGAGGACCTCTGCCACGAGCACCCCCTCTACGACTGA